A stretch of Myxococcus hansupus DNA encodes these proteins:
- a CDS encoding MlaD family protein gives MSLFSPAGTERRLAFRAGLFVAIGLAVASVVVMVIGQQSRLFESKTTYRAYFANVQGLSDESPVWLGGLNVGRVTGIVFSPDPKDPRLEVQFQVASRYTDRVRQDSVAQLSSMGVLGDKAVDISLGNPTSPLVEPGGVLKSSTSGDLSALLNGASQVMENSVAISKSLRAAVETYANPELAEDVTRGVSALRALLEEVAKGEGVLHALIYDKQAGREVRGLLANASQAAARVDGAVGELEGILREVRTGDGTAHALVYGQDGAKALTELGSAAGQLAGLIEDAKKSPNGAVHQLVYGDASGMFADLGSAAADLKQITSTVAKGDGTVGGLISDPTVYEDLREVIGNVKRNRILRALVRFSLSNREDLDQVGKVERVEPRTEAPATAPAGETAAQP, from the coding sequence ATGAGCTTGTTCTCTCCCGCTGGAACCGAGCGCCGTCTGGCGTTTCGCGCGGGGCTCTTCGTCGCCATCGGGCTGGCCGTGGCCAGCGTGGTGGTGATGGTCATTGGCCAGCAGTCGCGGCTGTTCGAAAGCAAGACGACGTACCGCGCCTACTTCGCCAACGTGCAGGGCCTGAGTGACGAATCTCCCGTCTGGCTCGGCGGACTCAATGTGGGCCGGGTGACGGGCATTGTCTTCTCACCCGACCCGAAGGACCCTCGGCTGGAGGTCCAGTTCCAGGTGGCCTCGCGCTACACGGACCGCGTGCGGCAGGACTCGGTGGCGCAGTTGTCCAGCATGGGCGTGCTGGGCGACAAGGCGGTGGACATCTCCCTGGGCAATCCCACGTCGCCGCTGGTGGAGCCGGGCGGGGTGCTCAAGTCGTCCACGAGCGGGGATTTGTCGGCGCTGCTCAATGGCGCCTCGCAGGTGATGGAGAACTCGGTGGCCATCAGCAAGTCGCTGCGGGCCGCGGTGGAGACCTACGCCAACCCGGAGCTGGCCGAAGACGTGACGCGCGGTGTGTCGGCGCTGCGGGCGCTCCTGGAAGAGGTGGCGAAGGGCGAGGGCGTGCTGCACGCGCTCATCTACGACAAGCAGGCCGGGCGCGAGGTGCGGGGCTTGTTGGCGAACGCCTCTCAGGCCGCGGCGCGGGTGGATGGCGCGGTGGGTGAGCTGGAAGGGATTCTGCGCGAGGTGCGCACGGGGGATGGCACCGCGCATGCGCTCGTCTACGGCCAGGATGGCGCGAAGGCGCTGACCGAGCTGGGCTCGGCGGCCGGGCAGCTCGCGGGGCTCATCGAGGACGCGAAGAAGAGCCCCAACGGGGCGGTGCACCAGTTGGTGTACGGCGACGCGAGCGGCATGTTCGCGGACCTGGGCAGCGCGGCGGCGGACCTGAAGCAGATTACGTCCACGGTGGCGAAGGGCGACGGCACGGTGGGCGGGCTCATCAGCGACCCGACGGTGTACGAGGATTTGCGCGAGGTGATTGGCAACGTGAAGCGCAATCGCATCCTCCGCGCGCTGGTGCGCTTCTCCTTGAGCAACCGGGAGGATTTGGACCAGGTGGGCAAGGTGGAGCGCGTGGAGCCCCGGACCGAGGCGCCCGCGACGGCGCCTGCTGGGGAGACGGCGGCTCAGCCCTGA